The Verrucomicrobiota bacterium genome has a segment encoding these proteins:
- a CDS encoding 5'-nucleotidase, with translation MNPDLHDNTWISCGTSLLWDAAALKNVCPFDAVRSLRELLRLHQAGWPDGQLHLINNRTLVVAGLEAAMDTLHPDAAVEWLEQTVYPAITDFQQIVADGGREAALIFWLADPKRVFHKASEDTYHWYCAGEHSKKSIPIGRCLWNGAEGSARRIMTTSTDKKDIWAGLFHPRIS, from the coding sequence ATGAATCCTGACCTCCACGACAACACCTGGATTAGTTGCGGGACATCGCTACTTTGGGATGCCGCCGCGTTGAAAAACGTTTGCCCCTTTGATGCCGTTCGCAGTCTGCGCGAACTGCTCCGCCTGCATCAGGCCGGTTGGCCCGATGGCCAGCTTCATCTCATCAATAATCGCACGCTCGTCGTCGCCGGCCTCGAAGCCGCGATGGACACCTTGCACCCGGATGCGGCCGTCGAATGGTTGGAACAGACGGTTTATCCCGCCATCACCGACTTTCAGCAAATTGTCGCCGACGGCGGACGCGAGGCCGCGCTCATTTTCTGGCTCGCCGATCCCAAGCGCGTTTTCCACAAGGCGTCCGAGGATACCTACCACTGGTATTGCGCCGGTGAGCACAGCAAGAAATCCATTCCGATTGGCCGCTGTCTTTGGAACGGTGCGGAGGGCAGCGCCCGTCGCATCATGACCACCAGCACAGATAAGAAAGATATTTGGGCCGGCCTCTTCCATCCGCGCATCTCGTGA
- a CDS encoding DUF499 domain-containing protein yields MLGLKLRDEFKGERLKGTTIDFSADKATSALQKPAAEFLSITYPSVDLLHILEATQPGKSHPVVLLGGRGQGKSHLMAAMWHGMKDPAEASKWLANWAAKLNRPELNTLKFRTDFHIIAESLHQQRYKFLWDLLFERHPKGEYLKGKWMGTDPSRKTDIPSVDLLLEMFQAQPTALLLDEFQTWYDGLTDTKQYPWRKWAFNFIQLLSEIANDHPDLLVLVVSIRDNQSQAYQQLHRNNPVLVDFQGMQAKKDRQRLLLYRIFENRMNVAAADISALIRLHVEESVRLAQTPPSQHEARRAEFAEAWPYSPVLMQLLEDQVLVATEAQETRDLIRILVDLFKNRGDKSPVITAADFDITNDQGSVTSLLSSVSNQVHRLLLEKARRNLEAVRTAVKDPDNNVPHAADIISALWLRSLGVEKINGAEPVELQCDITRAVPVDDNTFAAEMALIKENSFNIHTVGNRLVFKEEENAEGKLLAHARNDKLFEKGGPHEARDVERLASELRYVIGGAEEVSRTFRVVVLRKLWQTDPWSELPETERPDRWDGRLPLIVLPEYPDNVEAVLGGWLKQHLPQRRNTLRFLLPKKTAGILYLDRDLVIYARAIHLADHWKATDGAYLPLFQTYQNSHLRPRLRELFDTFAVLDIWSFAQPDQCRFSIEKHGASGDKIPKAIHEKIEKELFVAEEFEEAALAHAGSSSSVAKFITELQEPAISGKHCIPWLGEVAAKEKVLRLCAAGKIAINVRGLKLLQANPGESEDAVWMRIKGDIGSGKDLEQTIMLLPGAANQSGGALPLTPGTPTNPSGTPPGGQPANPFTLTGQTQPAGPTFKPFGTPPKTPVNLLGEVEKWGISAATNISNVNLNVSQMTGAQLNELLKKLPDGVTYSLNLDKENQ; encoded by the coding sequence ATGCTTGGCCTGAAATTACGCGATGAGTTCAAGGGTGAACGCCTCAAGGGCACAACGATTGACTTTTCCGCCGACAAGGCGACCAGCGCCCTGCAAAAACCGGCGGCCGAATTCCTCAGCATCACCTATCCCTCGGTGGATCTGCTTCATATTCTTGAGGCCACCCAGCCTGGCAAGTCGCACCCGGTGGTGTTGCTTGGCGGGCGTGGTCAAGGTAAGTCTCATTTGATGGCCGCCATGTGGCACGGCATGAAAGACCCCGCCGAAGCCTCGAAATGGTTGGCAAATTGGGCTGCTAAACTCAATCGGCCGGAATTGAATACCCTCAAGTTTCGGACGGATTTCCACATCATCGCGGAAAGCCTTCACCAGCAACGCTACAAATTTCTGTGGGACTTGCTTTTTGAACGCCATCCCAAGGGCGAATACCTCAAGGGCAAATGGATGGGCACCGACCCGTCCCGCAAGACCGATATTCCGAGCGTTGACCTGCTCCTGGAGATGTTCCAGGCGCAGCCCACCGCCCTCCTGCTGGACGAATTTCAAACCTGGTATGATGGCCTCACCGATACCAAACAGTATCCGTGGCGCAAGTGGGCCTTCAATTTCATCCAGCTCCTGTCCGAGATCGCCAACGACCATCCCGACTTGCTCGTGCTGGTCGTCTCCATCCGCGACAACCAGTCCCAGGCGTATCAGCAACTGCATCGTAACAATCCCGTTCTCGTGGATTTCCAAGGCATGCAGGCCAAGAAAGACCGCCAACGCTTGCTGCTTTACCGCATTTTCGAGAATCGTATGAATGTGGCGGCAGCGGATATCTCCGCCCTGATCCGTCTGCATGTCGAAGAGTCCGTCCGGCTTGCCCAAACCCCGCCCTCGCAGCATGAAGCCCGGCGGGCCGAATTCGCCGAAGCGTGGCCCTATTCCCCGGTGCTCATGCAACTCCTCGAAGACCAGGTGCTGGTGGCCACCGAAGCGCAGGAAACCCGCGACCTCATACGCATCCTCGTTGATTTGTTTAAAAACCGGGGCGACAAGTCGCCGGTCATTACCGCTGCCGATTTTGACATTACCAACGACCAGGGCAGCGTCACGTCATTGTTGAGTTCCGTTTCCAATCAGGTGCACCGGCTTTTGCTGGAAAAAGCCCGTCGCAACCTTGAAGCCGTCCGCACCGCTGTCAAAGACCCCGACAACAATGTGCCGCACGCGGCTGATATCATCAGCGCGCTCTGGTTGCGCTCGTTGGGTGTGGAGAAGATCAACGGCGCGGAACCGGTCGAACTCCAGTGCGACATCACGCGCGCCGTGCCGGTGGATGACAACACGTTTGCTGCTGAAATGGCGTTGATCAAAGAGAACAGCTTCAACATCCACACCGTTGGCAATCGCCTGGTGTTCAAGGAAGAGGAAAACGCCGAAGGTAAATTGCTGGCCCACGCCCGCAACGACAAGTTGTTCGAGAAGGGCGGACCGCATGAGGCGCGGGACGTGGAGCGCCTCGCGTCCGAGCTCCGTTATGTCATCGGTGGCGCCGAGGAGGTCTCGCGCACCTTCCGTGTCGTCGTCCTTCGCAAACTTTGGCAAACCGATCCGTGGTCCGAGCTTCCCGAAACCGAGCGCCCCGACCGCTGGGATGGCCGCCTTCCCCTCATTGTCCTGCCCGAATACCCGGACAACGTCGAAGCAGTGCTGGGCGGCTGGCTCAAGCAGCATCTCCCGCAACGGCGCAACACGCTCCGTTTTCTCCTGCCGAAGAAGACGGCGGGCATCCTTTACCTTGACCGTGATCTGGTCATTTATGCCCGCGCCATCCATTTGGCTGATCATTGGAAGGCCACGGATGGCGCGTACCTCCCCCTGTTCCAGACCTACCAGAACTCGCACCTTCGCCCCCGGCTTCGTGAGTTATTCGATACGTTCGCCGTCCTCGATATCTGGAGCTTCGCTCAACCCGACCAATGCCGTTTCTCCATTGAGAAGCATGGCGCATCTGGCGACAAGATTCCGAAGGCGATCCACGAGAAAATTGAGAAGGAACTGTTCGTTGCCGAGGAATTTGAGGAGGCGGCGCTCGCCCATGCCGGTTCCAGTTCATCAGTCGCAAAATTCATTACTGAGCTCCAGGAGCCCGCCATTAGCGGTAAACACTGCATTCCCTGGCTGGGCGAAGTTGCCGCTAAGGAAAAGGTTTTGCGTCTGTGCGCCGCCGGGAAAATCGCCATCAATGTGCGCGGCCTCAAATTGCTGCAAGCCAATCCCGGTGAGTCCGAGGATGCCGTCTGGATGCGCATCAAAGGGGATATCGGTTCGGGTAAAGATCTGGAGCAAACCATCATGTTGCTGCCGGGCGCGGCAAATCAGAGCGGCGGCGCGCTCCCGCTCACGCCGGGGACACCCACGAATCCCTCCGGCACGCCGCCGGGCGGTCAGCCGGCCAATCCTTTCACCCTGACTGGCCAGACGCAACCCGCTGGCCCCACGTTCAAGCCTTTCGGCACGCCGCCCAAGACGCCGGTTAATTTGCTCGGTGAAGTCGAGAAATGGGGCATCAGCGCGGCCACCAATATCTCCAACGTCAATCTCAACGTCTCGCAGATGACCGGCGCGCAACTGAATGAGTTGCTCAAAAAATTGCCGGACGGCGTGACCTACTCGCTCAACCTCGACAAGGAAAACCAATGA
- a CDS encoding methyltransferase domain-containing protein, producing the protein MSALFSRLHLYLARHRILALLLVAGFVALAVGLGRQVVLDDDFTRMLPLSDPAIARQVAALKHVRQADRLYFDIQTATTDPERLALAADQWQAVLRQIPELKDIRDQLTGAELGAVYDQLRAELPTLLSADELRQLEARLSAEAIAKRLAWLKQAMSQPQGMMLKTVTLNDPVGLSDPVAQRLRLMQLGAGDAGLVAGRITSSDGRHVLISAAPVFRPVELKKSEPLLARLLASAREVEARHPPGAIRIAITGAHRVTLDNANLIRRDSTVTSIIAGVGVVLLMVVAFRRRWLALLGMLPPLFGSLGALLAFYLVGDPVCAAALGFGGMLIGMTVDYGIYVLYLSDDTPPANREEFGRMLARLAPSVIMGALTTMLAFAVMFASPVSGHQQLGLFGLAGVAAAALFALTILPLLIPIQSVRGPGTLPLSSAIQFLLDLRSRHSGLVWLLVVGLSVAAAMGGWRLRFEGDFARLNGVSPATQKDEETVRRVWEKSLALTIVVVRGSDPESVLQKNEQVSALLARLSGHGELAYSSLAPVVPSERTRRANGQAWSAFWTDPRRAELSNSLAAATSQLGFRANVFQPFLDSVATGPSALLARKASMAQRIPPLFDDYWLERDGQFAVSTLVKVKDRAQFLQLQAAVLQELPDALLLNKAAMGDEIARVAKQALPIFTVIVLVLNGALLFLLLGRLELVCITLLPIVTGVGWTLGAFGWLGMPVDMSNFIFVTFVVGVSGDYSLFLVLAELETLRGHKDHTAATGGAVMVCALTTLVGIGVLVLARHPALNSVGWAGLLGIGLSLLATLLLVPACMAWLRRREAAHTATIPSQTVASPPALRRMISRLYRYHGPYPSQFVYWKLRTDPLFPAVNQATPRQGLILDLGCGYGLVAHWLTLSAPDRTVLGVDHDAGKIQIARSTMTSQPRVTFECQDLLRWEYPPCDHVLLCDVLHYLPRELKQRVLQQAFAAMRPGGSLILRDAAGADACSHRLVVWTERLGVRLGQNRTNHGLHFESAAEYQQLLASAGFKQVQLLNHSGLGSNVLLTARK; encoded by the coding sequence ATGAGCGCGTTGTTTTCACGTCTGCATCTGTACTTGGCGCGTCACCGTATTCTCGCCTTGCTGCTGGTCGCCGGGTTCGTTGCGCTGGCGGTGGGGTTGGGGCGGCAGGTGGTGTTGGATGATGATTTCACCCGCATGTTACCGCTCTCGGATCCCGCCATTGCCCGGCAGGTTGCCGCGCTCAAGCATGTGCGCCAGGCGGATCGGTTGTACTTCGACATCCAAACCGCCACGACTGATCCGGAACGGCTTGCCCTCGCGGCGGATCAATGGCAGGCCGTCTTGCGACAGATTCCCGAGCTGAAAGACATTCGTGACCAGCTCACCGGCGCGGAGCTGGGCGCGGTGTATGATCAGTTGCGCGCCGAATTGCCCACGTTGCTATCGGCCGATGAACTGCGCCAGCTCGAAGCACGCTTATCCGCCGAGGCCATTGCCAAGCGGCTTGCCTGGCTCAAGCAGGCCATGAGCCAACCCCAGGGGATGATGCTCAAGACGGTCACTTTGAATGATCCGGTCGGCTTGAGCGATCCGGTGGCGCAACGTCTGCGGCTGATGCAACTCGGGGCCGGCGATGCCGGCTTGGTGGCCGGGCGGATCACCAGTTCGGATGGCCGCCATGTGTTGATTAGCGCCGCCCCGGTGTTTCGTCCCGTGGAATTAAAAAAGAGTGAGCCGTTGCTGGCCAGGTTGCTGGCGTCGGCGCGGGAGGTTGAGGCCCGGCATCCACCCGGCGCGATCCGCATCGCCATCACGGGCGCGCACCGAGTGACCTTGGACAACGCCAACTTGATCCGTCGCGATTCGACGGTAACCAGCATCATTGCCGGGGTAGGGGTGGTGTTGCTGATGGTGGTGGCGTTTCGCCGGCGATGGCTCGCGCTGCTGGGCATGTTGCCGCCGCTCTTTGGTTCGCTCGGGGCGCTGCTCGCGTTTTACCTGGTTGGGGATCCGGTGTGCGCCGCCGCGCTTGGTTTCGGCGGGATGTTGATCGGGATGACTGTGGATTACGGCATTTATGTGTTGTACCTCTCGGACGACACCCCCCCGGCCAACCGGGAGGAGTTCGGGCGGATGCTCGCTCGCCTGGCGCCGTCCGTGATCATGGGGGCGCTGACCACCATGTTGGCGTTTGCCGTCATGTTTGCCTCGCCGGTTTCCGGGCATCAACAGCTTGGGCTGTTCGGCCTGGCGGGGGTGGCGGCGGCCGCCTTGTTTGCGCTGACGATTCTGCCGTTGCTGATTCCCATCCAGTCGGTGCGCGGTCCCGGCACGTTGCCGTTGTCCTCGGCCATCCAGTTCCTGCTGGATCTGCGCAGCCGTCACAGCGGGCTGGTGTGGCTGCTGGTGGTGGGGCTGTCGGTGGCGGCGGCAATGGGCGGCTGGCGGCTCCGTTTTGAAGGCGATTTCGCGCGGCTCAATGGCGTGTCGCCCGCCACTCAAAAGGATGAGGAAACCGTGCGCCGCGTTTGGGAGAAATCCCTTGCTTTGACCATCGTGGTGGTGCGCGGTAGCGATCCGGAAAGCGTTCTTCAAAAAAACGAACAAGTCAGTGCGCTGCTGGCGCGGTTGAGCGGGCACGGCGAACTGGCGTATTCCTCGCTCGCACCGGTTGTTCCCTCCGAGCGCACCCGCCGTGCCAATGGCCAGGCATGGAGTGCCTTTTGGACCGATCCGCGCCGTGCGGAGCTAAGCAATTCCCTGGCTGCCGCCACCTCCCAGCTCGGCTTCCGGGCGAACGTCTTCCAACCTTTCCTGGATTCCGTGGCCACCGGACCATCCGCGCTGCTGGCGAGGAAAGCCTCGATGGCCCAGCGCATCCCGCCGCTGTTCGACGATTACTGGCTGGAGCGGGACGGCCAGTTCGCCGTCAGCACGCTCGTCAAAGTTAAGGACCGCGCCCAATTCCTTCAGTTGCAGGCGGCGGTGTTGCAGGAATTGCCGGATGCCCTGCTGCTGAACAAGGCGGCCATGGGCGATGAGATCGCACGCGTTGCCAAACAGGCGCTGCCCATTTTCACCGTCATCGTGCTGGTGTTGAACGGGGCGCTGCTCTTCCTCCTACTCGGGCGGTTGGAACTGGTGTGCATCACCTTGCTGCCGATTGTCACCGGCGTCGGCTGGACCCTCGGCGCCTTCGGTTGGCTGGGGATGCCGGTGGATATGTCGAACTTCATCTTCGTCACCTTCGTGGTGGGTGTCAGTGGCGATTACAGCCTGTTTTTGGTGCTGGCGGAGCTGGAAACCCTGCGCGGGCATAAAGACCACACGGCGGCCACGGGCGGCGCGGTGATGGTGTGCGCCCTGACCACCCTCGTGGGCATTGGGGTGCTGGTGCTGGCGCGGCATCCCGCCCTGAACTCCGTGGGCTGGGCAGGCCTGTTGGGCATCGGGCTCAGCCTGCTGGCCACCTTGCTGCTGGTGCCGGCCTGCATGGCCTGGCTGCGACGCCGCGAAGCCGCGCACACCGCCACCATCCCATCCCAGACCGTCGCGTCCCCGCCCGCGCTCAGGCGCATGATCAGCCGCCTCTACCGCTACCACGGCCCGTACCCCAGCCAGTTTGTCTATTGGAAACTGCGCACCGATCCGCTGTTCCCGGCAGTCAACCAGGCGACACCCCGCCAGGGGCTGATCCTTGACTTGGGCTGCGGCTACGGCTTGGTCGCCCATTGGCTGACCCTATCCGCGCCGGACCGAACCGTCTTGGGCGTGGATCACGACGCCGGGAAAATCCAGATCGCCCGCTCGACGATGACCAGCCAACCGCGCGTCACCTTCGAATGCCAGGACCTGTTGCGTTGGGAATACCCTCCCTGCGACCACGTCTTGCTTTGCGACGTACTCCATTACCTGCCGCGCGAATTAAAACAGCGCGTCTTGCAGCAAGCCTTCGCCGCCATGCGCCCCGGCGGCAGCCTGATCCTCCGGGACGCCGCTGGCGCAGACGCCTGCTCCCATCGCCTGGTCGTCTGGACCGAGCGCCTCGGCGTCCGCCTGGGCCAGAACCGCACCAACCACGGTCTGCACTTTGAGAGCGCGGCGGAATACCAGCAACTCCTGGCATCCGCCGGCTTCAAGCAAGTGCAACTCCTGAACCACTCCGGCCTCGGCTCCAACGTCCTCCTGACCGCCCGCAAGTGA
- a CDS encoding PDDEXK nuclease domain-containing protein, whose protein sequence is MKKLKSSSQLYERVREILETARKGVARTVNSTQVVANWLVGREIVEEEQQGAKRAGYGEELIRDLAQRLTKEFGRGYSPDNLFWFRRFYGEYPQFMGATKFDALRQISKPPSIIDAVRQISDAPPRKSEPSHALRSQSKQEKILCAPRTEFAIGQTSGDQSWQPGLLHSNLSWTHYRTLLRVEKPEARAFYEIESIQNNWAARELERQINSLLYERLALSRDKKGLLRLARKGQEIQGPLDVFKEPLVLEFLKVPVASKLVESDLEAALLNELQAFLLELGKGFAFVTRQERITLDGDHFYIDLVFYHTVLKCYILLDLKVGKLAHQDLGQLEFYVNYYDRERLTAGDNPTLGLILCTDKNDAVVRYTLGPEKSKKIFASRYKLHLPTEAELRTELKRELGRLGWPKSKP, encoded by the coding sequence ATGAAAAAACTGAAATCATCCAGTCAGCTTTATGAGCGCGTGCGCGAAATCCTGGAAACGGCCCGCAAAGGCGTGGCGCGCACGGTGAACTCGACGCAGGTGGTGGCAAATTGGCTGGTGGGACGGGAGATTGTGGAGGAGGAACAACAGGGCGCAAAACGCGCCGGGTATGGGGAGGAACTGATCCGCGATCTGGCGCAGCGGCTTACCAAGGAATTTGGCCGGGGGTATTCGCCCGATAATCTATTCTGGTTTCGTCGCTTTTATGGAGAATACCCGCAATTTATGGGTGCAACAAAATTTGACGCACTGCGTCAAATTTCCAAGCCGCCGTCAATTATTGACGCAGTGCGTCAAATATCCGACGCACCGCCCCGGAAATCCGAGCCAAGCCACGCACTGCGTAGCCAAAGCAAGCAGGAGAAGATTCTTTGCGCACCGCGTACGGAATTCGCAATCGGTCAAACCTCGGGTGACCAATCCTGGCAACCCGGCCTGCTTCACTCCAATTTGTCCTGGACGCACTACCGGACGTTGCTGCGCGTCGAGAAACCAGAAGCCCGGGCCTTCTACGAAATCGAATCCATCCAGAACAACTGGGCGGCCCGCGAACTGGAACGGCAGATCAACAGCCTGCTGTATGAGCGGCTGGCGTTGAGCCGGGACAAAAAGGGTTTATTGCGGCTGGCCAGGAAAGGGCAAGAAATTCAGGGCCCTCTGGATGTTTTCAAAGAACCATTGGTACTGGAATTTTTGAAAGTTCCCGTCGCATCCAAGCTGGTCGAGTCTGATTTGGAAGCGGCGTTGCTGAATGAGTTGCAGGCTTTCCTGCTGGAGCTGGGCAAAGGCTTCGCGTTCGTGACGCGGCAGGAGCGCATCACCCTGGACGGCGACCATTTCTATATTGACCTGGTGTTTTACCACACGGTGCTCAAGTGCTATATCCTGCTGGATTTAAAAGTCGGCAAGCTTGCCCACCAGGACCTTGGCCAGCTTGAGTTTTATGTCAATTACTACGACCGGGAACGGCTCACCGCAGGCGATAATCCCACGCTGGGGTTGATTCTTTGCACGGATAAAAACGACGCTGTGGTTCGTTACACTCTGGGACCGGAGAAGAGTAAAAAGATTTTTGCCAGCCGTTATAAGCTGCACCTGCCCACGGAAGCCGAATTGAGGACTGAATTGAAACGCGAACTGGGGCGCTTGGGCTGGCCGAAAAGCAAACCATGA
- a CDS encoding DUF1156 domain-containing protein has product MPPKKSKSKKELLTDQIAAAVGAGREVAVETVDFSDPNRPKTCLEVDFPIIPINQIAAIEGNAGKPIYQMSKWWARRRSSVFRSMLLAAAMKAPGDESKAAKAVWDVYYANHQKRGSFRHLKVAEPFMGGGTTIVEGSRLGMQMFGCDLNPVAWFVVKNEMAQVDIDEVKRLLADIEAEVKPMIMPYYACDGPDGEKGKWFRRTGTKERKRSSFQTDFIQGEQPAASATEDAWEQLPSSFDMFSVPWKERKGYRYEGPEIIYTFWAKHGPCQREGCGHRTPIISTPVVAIKTLTVDAWAWECPDCKKSFDVERHAARMAPDSPLFVAPNEKPFAVMDEHGRYQCPHCGKLRQDAKAFAEKNSSELGKAKNKKVEVTLLFHPQWLEGCPKTDEQGREYGGSATDSVEATIRWNNARAAKLRLLEVRGNLPEQVTCPETRVTFFTDKRGGTITKKSTFSCASDGTPNDVLEAIRQSGKAGPNAEYAFQGYSTKLVDECSPYGGRFFAPATDTRAYNAAMAEWDARKEGDLKNYWPRSEIHVGHEIGPHDVFGHQFTHWWKMFNPRQLLVNSQFLKTISESSCSDSAKDIVLGLFQNFLRNENMFCFWHLSHDHFVPHLSNSNFRPMNTMVEVGPFSKVGYGPWGSSALGAAESLDWKMKPWEIFPAQQASGIRWDDSAKGVKLLTCDPVPQDCTLFCGSATDMKSLDDESQDLVVTDPPFGDLLQYSEMADFFYVWLRLALKSRYPNQFTSEYTPKALEAVSNKVRQPDDPDGFYQRVLTDCWRESHRILKAGGLLSFTFHHSEDEPWVGVLESLFDAGFYLEATYPIRSDETKGEGEFGSKTIEYDIIHVCRKRMAAPQPISWARLRRQITDDVRRIKNLLSQHQKEGLPAADIQVIRRGKALEYFSRHYGQVFIEKDRPFTIREALVGINSLLDDDTNTTGGPEAPPVNAEPYTRQFFRIFYETTDVPRDQMQKFLRGTGIAPSDFEERGWCSEKNKTFTFTPPVELALAWKGASRKGMARDFDQTMFLVGACVEGSNIRLTDTLDSPNFAPHPATGDLVDWLARHGGSQEIKFAAQRARTIYRDWLAANKARVEEQLKLFDLEGLG; this is encoded by the coding sequence ATGCCGCCAAAAAAATCCAAATCCAAAAAAGAACTCCTCACCGACCAAATCGCCGCCGCTGTCGGCGCGGGACGGGAAGTGGCCGTCGAGACGGTGGATTTCTCCGATCCGAACCGGCCCAAGACCTGTCTGGAGGTGGATTTTCCCATCATCCCCATCAACCAGATTGCCGCTATCGAAGGCAACGCGGGCAAACCGATTTATCAGATGTCCAAGTGGTGGGCGCGCCGACGATCCAGCGTCTTCCGTTCCATGCTGCTCGCGGCCGCAATGAAAGCGCCAGGCGATGAAAGCAAGGCGGCCAAGGCCGTTTGGGATGTCTATTACGCAAACCATCAAAAGCGTGGTTCGTTCCGTCATCTCAAGGTCGCCGAGCCGTTTATGGGCGGCGGCACGACCATTGTGGAAGGCTCGCGCCTGGGAATGCAAATGTTCGGTTGCGACCTAAACCCCGTTGCGTGGTTTGTGGTGAAAAACGAAATGGCACAGGTGGACATTGACGAGGTGAAACGCCTGCTTGCCGACATCGAGGCCGAGGTGAAGCCGATGATCATGCCTTATTACGCCTGCGACGGCCCGGACGGTGAGAAGGGCAAATGGTTTCGGCGCACAGGCACGAAGGAACGTAAACGCAGTTCTTTTCAGACCGATTTTATTCAAGGCGAACAGCCCGCTGCGTCGGCCACCGAGGATGCATGGGAACAACTCCCCTCCAGCTTTGACATGTTTTCCGTGCCGTGGAAGGAGCGAAAAGGCTACCGCTACGAAGGCCCAGAAATCATCTATACTTTCTGGGCCAAGCACGGCCCATGTCAGCGCGAGGGATGTGGGCACCGGACCCCCATTATTTCCACTCCGGTGGTCGCCATCAAGACGCTCACGGTGGATGCCTGGGCATGGGAATGTCCAGACTGTAAGAAATCCTTCGATGTGGAACGCCACGCGGCGCGTATGGCACCGGATTCACCGTTGTTCGTAGCGCCGAACGAAAAGCCATTCGCGGTGATGGATGAACATGGCCGTTACCAGTGCCCGCATTGCGGCAAGCTCCGCCAGGATGCCAAAGCATTCGCTGAAAAAAATTCATCAGAACTGGGGAAGGCGAAAAACAAGAAAGTCGAAGTGACATTGCTCTTCCACCCGCAATGGCTGGAAGGTTGCCCAAAGACCGACGAGCAAGGCCGTGAATACGGCGGCAGCGCGACAGATTCCGTCGAAGCAACGATTCGTTGGAACAACGCCCGCGCAGCAAAGCTACGTTTGCTCGAAGTGCGCGGCAATCTGCCCGAACAAGTCACCTGCCCAGAAACAAGGGTGACATTTTTTACGGACAAAAGAGGCGGCACGATTACTAAAAAGTCCACGTTCTCTTGCGCATCCGATGGAACTCCGAATGATGTATTAGAAGCAATCAGGCAATCGGGCAAAGCTGGGCCGAATGCCGAATATGCTTTCCAGGGTTACAGCACTAAACTTGTAGATGAATGCTCGCCTTACGGCGGCCGTTTTTTTGCACCAGCAACCGACACGCGAGCCTACAACGCAGCAATGGCTGAGTGGGATGCACGCAAAGAAGGCGATCTCAAGAATTACTGGCCTCGGAGCGAAATCCATGTTGGCCACGAGATTGGGCCACACGATGTCTTCGGCCACCAATTCACGCATTGGTGGAAAATGTTTAATCCAAGACAACTATTAGTGAATAGTCAATTTCTCAAAACCATTTCCGAGTCCAGTTGCAGTGATTCAGCGAAAGATATAGTGCTCGGTCTATTCCAGAATTTTCTTCGGAATGAGAACATGTTCTGTTTTTGGCATCTTTCCCATGATCATTTTGTCCCTCACCTTTCAAATAGCAATTTTCGGCCAATGAACACTATGGTCGAAGTTGGCCCATTCTCAAAGGTTGGTTACGGCCCGTGGGGGTCTTCGGCTCTGGGGGCAGCGGAGTCTTTGGATTGGAAGATGAAACCATGGGAGATATTCCCGGCGCAGCAGGCATCGGGAATCAGATGGGATGATTCAGCAAAAGGAGTGAAGCTGCTCACATGTGATCCTGTCCCCCAGGATTGCACGTTGTTCTGTGGCTCTGCGACAGACATGAAATCACTAGATGATGAATCGCAAGATTTAGTAGTTACTGATCCACCGTTCGGCGACCTGCTTCAATACAGCGAGATGGCAGATTTCTTTTATGTGTGGCTTCGCCTTGCGTTAAAATCACGCTACCCAAACCAATTTACTTCGGAATACACACCCAAGGCGCTCGAAGCAGTTTCCAACAAAGTTCGACAGCCTGATGACCCTGATGGGTTTTATCAGCGCGTTTTAACTGATTGTTGGCGTGAGTCACACCGAATTTTGAAAGCCGGTGGTCTGTTATCATTTACATTCCACCACAGCGAAGATGAGCCGTGGGTCGGCGTTCTGGAAAGTTTGTTTGATGCCGGATTCTATCTCGAAGCCACCTATCCAATTCGCAGCGACGAGACGAAAGGCGAAGGCGAGTTCGGCTCGAAGACCATCGAATACGACATCATCCACGTTTGCCGAAAGCGGATGGCCGCGCCGCAGCCCATCAGTTGGGCACGGTTGCGCCGGCAGATCACCGATGACGTGCGTCGTATCAAGAACCTACTCTCACAGCATCAGAAGGAAGGTTTGCCCGCTGCCGACATCCAGGTCATCAGACGTGGCAAGGCGCTTGAATACTTCTCGCGCCATTACGGCCAGGTGTTCATCGAGAAAGACCGCCCGTTCACCATCCGCGAGGCGCTAGTCGGTATCAACTCCTTGTTGGATGACGACACCAATACGACCGGCGGACCAGAGGCGCCGCCTGTCAACGCTGAACCGTACACACGTCAATTCTTCCGTATATTTTACGAAACAACGGACGTGCCGCGCGACCAGATGCAGAAATTTCTGCGCGGTACCGGCATCGCGCCGAGCGACTTCGAGGAGCGCGGTTGGTGTTCAGAAAAGAACAAAACCTTCACTTTCACGCCACCCGTCGAGCTTGCACTCGCCTGGAAAGGTGCATCCCGCAAAGGCATGGCGCGAGATTTTGACCAGACCATGTTCCTCGTCGGCGCGTGTGTGGAAGGCAGCAACATCCGCCTGACTGACACGTTGGACAGTCCCAACTTCGCACCGCATCCGGCTACCGGGGACTTGGTGGACTGGCTGGCACGTCATGGTGGCTCCCAGGAGATCAAATTCGCCGCCCAACGCGCCCGGACAATTTACCGCGACTGGCTGGCGGCCAACAAGGCCAGAGTCGAGGAACAATTAAAACTGTTCGATCTGGAGGGATTAGGCTAA